AACCTTGGGTAGATATTTCCGATACAGCCGATATTGCCTGTTCTAAAATTGAGTTTCATTACCCTGGTAGAACAGATGTCGTGCAAGATTTTTCACTAACTATTCCTGGGGGTCAAGTTGTAGCGCTGATTGGTAAGTCAGGTTGCGGTAAAAGCACGGTAGCTAAACTGATTGCAGGTTTGTATACGCCACAGTCGGGTAACATTCGGATTGGAAGATATAATATTCAAGATATTTCGTTAGACTGCCTGCGACAACAAGCAATTTTAGTACCTCAAGAACCGCATTTTTGGAGTCGTTCGATTATTGAAAACTTTCGGTTAGGAATGCCCCACGTTCGCTTCGATCAAATTGTCAGAGCGTGCGAAATTGCCCAAGCAGATGAGTTTATCGCGAAGTTATCTGATAAGTATCAAACAGTTTTAGGTGAATTTGGCGCGAGTCTCTCTGGCGGACAAAGACAAAGATTGGCGATCGCTCGTGCTATTGTTAACAATCCGCCCATTTTAATTCTCGACGAATCCACGGCAGGGCTAGATCCGGCAAGTGAATCGCAGGTGTTAAATCAGTTGCTTCACCATCGTCGCGGCAAAACCACAATTTTGATCAGCCATCGTCCTCGCGTAATTAATTTAGCTGACTGGGTTATCTTCCTGCGCCAGGGGAGAATGTATGCTCAGGGAACGATCGCAGAATTGCAAGCGCACCCTGGGGAGCATATAGAATTTTTGCATCCGTAAACAATCCATAACAATCTATGTAGATCCCCCCTAGCCCCCCTTGATAAGGGGGGTTGGGGGGATCTCATGTAAAAGTGGGCATTAATCTCCATCAGCAACAGCCAGAAATTCAACTATATTTGCAACCAAGCAAGACCTTTTGCTGTATCTTTTTGCTGTATCTTTAAAACGCAACCGCCGATCGCGAAGTAGCATAGATCCTGTAGATATGTGTCGGAAGAGAGGAATGCGATCGCTATGGGGATGACCCTGACAGAAAAAATCTTAGCTAAAGCCTCCGGTCGAAACGCGGTCGAACCAGGGGAAAATATCTGGGTGGATGTTGACTTGTTGATGACACACGATGTTTGTGGACCTGGAACTATCGGTGTCTTCAAGCGCGAGTTTGGTGCAGATACAAAAGTATGGAACCCTGAAAAGATCGTCCTCATCCCAGACCACTACATCTTTACCGCCGACGAACGCGCCAATCGCAACGTAGATATTCTACGCGATTTCGCCCACGAACAAGGAATTAAATACTTCTACGACATCACCGATCGCAGCAATTTTAAAGCTAACCCAGATTATAAAGGGGTCTGTCACATTGCCCTCGCCCAAGAAGGGCATACCCGCCCCGGAGAAGTCTTATTCGGGACTGACTCCCACACTTGTAATGCTGGCGCTTTCGGTCAATTTGCTACAGGAATTGGTAATACCGATGCAGCATTTATTATGGGTACGGGCAAGTTACTGATTAAAGTTCCTGCCACAATGCGATTCGTTCTCGATGGCGAAATGCCCAATTACTTATTGGCAAAAGACCTGATTTTGCACATTATTGGCGATATTAGCGTTGCTGGAGCCAACTATCGGACGATGGAATTTGCTGGGGAAACCGTCAGCCGCATGACAATGGAAGACCGCATGACCCTGTGTAATATGGCGATCGAAGCTGGGGGTAAAAATGGGACGATCGCGGCTGATGATACCACTTTCGAGTACGTCCGCGCCCGTACCGATAAACCATTCGAGCCAGTCTACACCGACTCCGATGCCAAATTCTACAGCGATCGCCGTTACGATGTCTCGCAGTTAGAGCCAGTTGTCGCTCAACCCCACTCTCCAGATAACCGCGCACTAGCACGAGAATGCAGCGATGTCAAGATCGATCGCGTGTACATTGGTTCCTGCACGGGGGGTAAAACTGAAGACTTTATCCACGCCGCCCATATTCTCAAAGGACAGCAAGTCAAAGTACCTACCTACCTCGTACCTGCGACGCAAAAAGTTTACAACGACTTGTTTACACTCAAATACGAAGGGCAGACTCTATCAGAAATCTTCCTGCAAGCTGGATGTATCGAACCCACTGCGCCCTCCTGCGCAGCATGTTTAGGGGGACCAAAAGATACTTTCGGGCGGATGAACAAGCCAGAGGTTTGCGTTTCTACGACTAATCGTAATTTCCCTGGTCGCATGGGTGATAAGTCAGCACAAATTTATCTCGCTTCCCCCTACACCGCCGCCGCTTCTGCCTTGACAGGTTACGTCACCGATCCGAGAGAGTTTTTGTAAGTCGTAAGTTGTAAGTCGTAAGTCGTAAGTTAAGATTCTGTCTCTTACCTCTTACTACTTACTTCTTGCCTATTACCCATTACCCATTACCGTTATCAGGAAAAATTACAATGAATTTGCGAAATTTAGTTAGAACCTATAATTATTTGAGTCCGCAGCAAAAGATTGTGATGGCGATCGCGGCAGTTTTAGGTGGTGGAGTCTTGCTGTGCATTCCTTTATTATCGCTACAGCCATCTCGTCCACCTGCTGTGAGTACAGGTGGTGCTGTTGGTAATCCAAACGGCGGACAAAATCCTTCAGGGGAAAACAACGCCGAACCGAGTCAAGTCGCACCCCTTGACACTGCAAATCCCATCGATCTCCCTGCTGATAGCAGTGCTGGAACTGGATTGGGTAGCGACTCTGCTTTTGGTGGAACTAGTACAAACTCCTCTAGTAGCGGTGGTAGTAGTACTCTAGATACCACAGATCCGCTAGATGAAAGAGTCGCAAATCAACGGCGATCGCCTGCGTCGTTGAACGATTCTTTATCCAATAATGTAGACAACCCTTACTCTCAATCGACAATGGGTCGATACCAGTCTCCTACTAGCATCAGCAACAGTCCCTATAGTGCTAGTCCTGGCAGTAGTAGTAATTTATCAACTGCCTACGGTCGTGGTGCTGGTGGCTCGTCTACATCTTCATCATCGTCCCGATTATCTAATCTCGAACCTGCTAAAGGCAACAACTTTACCTATCTCAACCCCTTCAGCCCGAATAGCGGTAATGGAACGACAGGCGCTAATTCCAACGCGACAAACCTTCCTGGTAATACCTCAGCAATTCCCAGTCAAAGCGCGATCGCTCCTAGCGGCTTGGGTGGTAATAGTAATGGCATGAATGCTTCTCCTCGCAATGGTTCTAGCAGTGTTGCTCCACAAACATCTGCTCCCACCAGCCAGCAAAATCCTTCCTTCCCAACCCCTTCTTCCCCAGGCAACACTCAGTCAGCGCCAAATCCTTGAGGAAGGGAGCAGGGGAAGAGAGCTGAGGAAGCTGAGGGAGCAAGACAATTCGCAATTCACAACTCGCAATTAATTCCGAATTCCGAATTCCGAATTCCGAATTCTCCCCACACCACTTTCTTACTCCTCATTCCTTGTTAAAAAAGCTTCCACTTCTGCGGCGGTGGGTTGGGCGGCGATCGCGCCTGGTTTGGTTGTCGTCAGCGCCCCTGCCGCACTAGCATAGGTGACAACCTGTTTGGCAATTGCGGCATCAGCGAGGCTGTGAATACCCCGTTGACATAACTGGTGGACGAAGCCAGCTACAAAGCTGTCACCCGCACCAGTGGTTTCGACGACAGGCACGGAAAAACTAGGGGCTTTGCCTTCATTTTCAGACAAGCAGTAAGCGCAACCATTTTCTCCATCCGTGATCAGCACTCCTTCGACGGTATTGAGGCGATAGGCGATCGCCCCTGGATCGGCTGTTTGGAACAGCAAGAGTGCTTCTTCTTTGGAAAGTTTGAGAAAATCGACTTGCGGTACGATTTCTAAGATTGTTGCTACAGCTTTATCGGGATCTTGCCAAAATACAGGTCGCCAGTTGACATCTAGCAAAATTTTGGCGTTGTATTGGTCTGCGAGTTGTAAAGCGCGACGGACGCTAGCACCACTCTCGGGATAAGCAAGTTCTAAAGTTCCCAGTACGAGAAAATCAGCGTCCTCAAATAGAGATACAGGCAAAGCAGACGCTTGTAGATGTGTATCGGCAAATTCTGCCGTGTCGTAGTCGGCAAAACCTGCAAAAATGCGATCGCCTGACTCAGTGCGGGTAACATAGATTTGCCTTGTTGGTGCTGTGGGATGGCGTTGAATCCCCGTCGTATCGACTCCTACAGTTTGCAGTAACTCTACTAAGGTATTTCCTGGTTCGTCTTTACCCACACAGCCAATGAAACTAGAAGTTGTACCGAGCTTGACCAAAGCACAGGCGACATTAGCAGGTGCGCCACCAGGATAGGGTGTCCAAGACTCAACTTGTTCGAG
This window of the Chroococcidiopsis thermalis PCC 7203 genome carries:
- a CDS encoding 3-isopropylmalate dehydratase large subunit translates to MGMTLTEKILAKASGRNAVEPGENIWVDVDLLMTHDVCGPGTIGVFKREFGADTKVWNPEKIVLIPDHYIFTADERANRNVDILRDFAHEQGIKYFYDITDRSNFKANPDYKGVCHIALAQEGHTRPGEVLFGTDSHTCNAGAFGQFATGIGNTDAAFIMGTGKLLIKVPATMRFVLDGEMPNYLLAKDLILHIIGDISVAGANYRTMEFAGETVSRMTMEDRMTLCNMAIEAGGKNGTIAADDTTFEYVRARTDKPFEPVYTDSDAKFYSDRRYDVSQLEPVVAQPHSPDNRALARECSDVKIDRVYIGSCTGGKTEDFIHAAHILKGQQVKVPTYLVPATQKVYNDLFTLKYEGQTLSEIFLQAGCIEPTAPSCAACLGGPKDTFGRMNKPEVCVSTTNRNFPGRMGDKSAQIYLASPYTAAASALTGYVTDPREFL
- a CDS encoding carbohydrate kinase family protein — protein: MSNSRVLCLGEILFDLIADQLGRSLEQVESWTPYPGGAPANVACALVKLGTTSSFIGCVGKDEPGNTLVELLQTVGVDTTGIQRHPTAPTRQIYVTRTESGDRIFAGFADYDTAEFADTHLQASALPVSLFEDADFLVLGTLELAYPESGASVRRALQLADQYNAKILLDVNWRPVFWQDPDKAVATILEIVPQVDFLKLSKEEALLLFQTADPGAIAYRLNTVEGVLITDGENGCAYCLSENEGKAPSFSVPVVETTGAGDSFVAGFVHQLCQRGIHSLADAAIAKQVVTYASAAGALTTTKPGAIAAQPTAAEVEAFLTRNEE